The Congregibacter litoralis KT71 genome contains a region encoding:
- a CDS encoding glutathione peroxidase — protein sequence MSNGTSAGTGEGIYGFAPQDKQGNAKSLEDYRGQVLLIVNTASKCGFTPQFAGLEAVYEKFKEQGFTILGFPCNQFGGQDPGSNDEIQEFCQLNYGVSFPMFGKIDVNGGDADPLFAHLKQAAPGALGSQRIKWNFTKFLINREGQVVKRYAPTTKPEAIAADIQGLL from the coding sequence ATGAGCAACGGTACGAGCGCAGGAACAGGCGAAGGCATCTATGGCTTTGCACCCCAGGACAAGCAGGGCAATGCAAAGTCTCTGGAAGACTATCGCGGCCAGGTGCTGTTGATCGTCAACACGGCATCAAAATGTGGCTTCACACCGCAGTTCGCGGGGCTGGAAGCGGTGTATGAGAAGTTTAAAGAGCAGGGCTTTACCATTCTTGGCTTTCCCTGCAATCAGTTCGGCGGCCAGGACCCCGGCAGCAATGACGAAATCCAGGAGTTCTGCCAGCTGAACTACGGTGTGAGTTTTCCCATGTTTGGCAAAATCGACGTCAACGGCGGTGACGCCGACCCCCTGTTTGCCCATCTCAAACAGGCCGCCCCCGGCGCCCTGGGCAGCCAGCGCATCAAGTGGAACTTCACCAAATTCCTGATCAATCGCGAAGGTCAGGTCGTGAAGCGCTATGCACCGACCACCAAGCCCGAGGCCATCGCTGCGGATATTCAGGGCCTTTTGTAG
- a CDS encoding D-alanyl-D-alanine carboxypeptidase family protein, with translation MPNTLPRPSASPCPRAITACLTLLLAAFSVAVSAQNIVPAPPEVAARAYLLVDANSGAVLVESNADEQLPPASLTKLMTAYVLASEIEAGRVSRDDQVTVSRNAWSQNPVFNGSSLMWIEPRKPVTIGQLEQGVVISSGNDATVAVAEHIAGSEAAFADLMNKHAAELGLHGTYFANSHGLPHPQHLTTARDLATLAKNIIARFPEHYKVYSQRDYTYNDIKQYNRNKLLGEDPSVDGLKTGYTREAGYGLVASAERNGMRLISVVMGTESTRARARETRSLLNYGFRFYETDVMVAGAEELEKPRVWKGVADYVSVGIADDVVMTLPRGKRNNLVRELVLMDPISAPLAVGDALGELTLTLDGEVLQQIPLVALEPVEAAGFFARIWDMLLMWLAQLFGG, from the coding sequence ATGCCAAACACTTTACCTCGCCCCAGCGCCTCACCTTGCCCCCGCGCCATCACCGCGTGTCTGACCCTGCTGCTGGCTGCGTTTTCTGTGGCGGTATCTGCGCAGAATATTGTCCCGGCACCACCGGAGGTCGCAGCCCGCGCCTACCTCCTCGTGGATGCCAACAGCGGTGCGGTGCTCGTTGAGTCGAATGCTGATGAGCAGTTGCCCCCGGCCAGTCTCACCAAGCTCATGACCGCCTATGTGCTGGCGTCGGAGATTGAAGCGGGGCGCGTGAGTCGTGACGATCAGGTCACGGTGAGCCGCAACGCCTGGTCTCAAAATCCGGTCTTTAACGGTTCGTCCCTGATGTGGATCGAACCGCGGAAGCCCGTAACCATCGGCCAGCTGGAACAGGGCGTTGTGATCTCGTCGGGTAATGACGCCACCGTGGCCGTGGCGGAGCACATCGCAGGCAGCGAGGCGGCTTTTGCCGATTTGATGAACAAGCACGCGGCGGAGCTGGGCCTTCACGGCACCTATTTCGCCAATTCCCACGGCTTGCCCCATCCCCAGCATCTGACCACGGCGCGGGACCTGGCCACGCTGGCCAAGAACATCATTGCGCGTTTTCCCGAGCACTACAAAGTCTATAGTCAGCGCGATTACACCTATAACGACATCAAGCAGTACAACCGCAACAAGCTTCTCGGCGAAGACCCCTCGGTTGATGGTCTGAAAACCGGCTATACCCGGGAGGCGGGTTATGGCCTCGTGGCGTCTGCAGAGCGCAACGGTATGCGGCTTATCTCTGTCGTGATGGGTACGGAGAGCACTCGGGCGCGGGCGCGGGAAACCCGCAGCCTGCTCAACTACGGCTTCCGCTTTTATGAAACCGACGTAATGGTTGCCGGTGCAGAAGAGCTGGAGAAGCCGCGGGTCTGGAAGGGTGTGGCGGACTATGTGTCCGTGGGCATCGCTGACGACGTGGTGATGACCCTGCCCCGGGGTAAGCGCAACAACCTCGTGCGGGAACTTGTACTCATGGATCCCATTTCTGCGCCCCTGGCCGTGGGCGACGCCCTGGGCGAATTGACGCTCACTCTGGACGGCGAAGTTCTTCAGCAGATTCCCCTGGTCGCTCTGGAGCCCGTGGAGGCCGCCGGTTTCTTCGCGCGGATCTGGGATATGCTCCTCATGTGGTTGGCGCAGCTTTTCGGTGGCTGA
- a CDS encoding MATE family efflux transporter, which yields MSGPVFLQGSTMRHVLVMTGASSVGLIAMFTVDVVDMFFITMLGEQRLVAAVGFAGTLLYFLLSLGIGLQIALGALVARAEGNQDRALAGRYCSSVLWFNALTVGLVAAIAWVWLPELLALLGASGDTLNYALAYSRIQLPAVPLLVLGMSLAAGLRAVGDARRSMYATLAGAGANAVLDPILIFYFGLGIEGAAWASVASRVVVVSYAAYVLFLKHRLPTRVSPAMIVADAPAIMLIAVPAVLTNLATPLGNSLLLRMMSQFGDSAVAASAVMGRLAPLAFAVVFAVSGAVGPIVGQNAGACRYDRVRQTLIDASKFVVLYVAVAWVLLWLVSDLVIAAFTASELAADLLAFYIHFLVGAFAFNGLLFVANASFNNLGRAYLATLFNYAKVFLGVVPAAYLGASLYGARGLMVGEVLGASLFGVLGMLSALALVARLERDYPPLPPVNP from the coding sequence TTGAGCGGTCCCGTCTTCCTTCAGGGCTCGACCATGCGCCACGTCCTGGTGATGACCGGGGCGTCTTCCGTTGGTCTTATCGCCATGTTCACCGTCGATGTGGTAGATATGTTTTTTATCACCATGCTGGGCGAGCAGCGCCTCGTGGCCGCCGTGGGCTTTGCCGGCACGCTGCTTTACTTTCTTCTTTCTCTGGGCATCGGTCTCCAGATAGCCCTCGGGGCCCTGGTGGCTCGGGCCGAGGGTAATCAGGACCGGGCTCTGGCCGGGCGTTATTGCAGCTCCGTGCTCTGGTTTAACGCCCTGACCGTGGGCCTGGTGGCGGCGATTGCCTGGGTCTGGTTGCCGGAGCTTCTGGCGCTCCTGGGTGCCTCGGGTGACACCCTGAATTACGCCCTGGCCTATAGTCGGATTCAGCTGCCCGCGGTGCCTCTCCTGGTGCTGGGTATGAGTCTCGCGGCGGGGCTGCGGGCCGTGGGTGATGCCCGGCGTAGCATGTATGCCACCCTCGCCGGTGCCGGCGCCAACGCCGTGCTGGATCCTATTCTCATCTTTTACTTCGGCCTGGGGATTGAGGGGGCCGCCTGGGCGTCCGTGGCCTCCCGGGTCGTGGTGGTGAGCTACGCCGCCTATGTGCTGTTTCTCAAGCACCGCCTGCCGACCCGGGTATCACCGGCGATGATCGTGGCCGATGCTCCTGCCATTATGCTAATAGCCGTGCCGGCCGTGCTCACCAATCTCGCAACGCCCCTGGGAAACAGTCTTTTGCTGCGCATGATGTCCCAGTTTGGTGACAGCGCCGTGGCGGCGTCTGCGGTTATGGGACGGCTGGCTCCCCTGGCTTTTGCCGTGGTGTTTGCCGTGTCCGGCGCCGTGGGGCCCATCGTGGGACAGAACGCCGGGGCCTGCCGCTATGATCGCGTGCGCCAGACCCTCATCGATGCCTCAAAGTTTGTCGTGCTCTATGTCGCCGTGGCCTGGGTGCTGCTGTGGTTGGTCTCTGATCTGGTGATAGCCGCCTTTACCGCCAGTGAACTGGCCGCAGACCTCCTGGCGTTTTACATCCACTTCCTCGTGGGCGCCTTTGCCTTCAACGGCCTGCTGTTTGTAGCCAATGCCAGTTTTAACAACCTGGGAAGAGCCTACCTCGCGACGCTGTTCAATTACGCCAAAGTGTTCCTGGGTGTGGTGCCCGCAGCCTACCTCGGCGCTTCACTTTACGGCGCCCGGGGACTGATGGTTGGGGAAGTATTGGGCGCTTCTCTGTTTGGCGTGCTGGGAATGCTCAGTGCCCTGGCGCTGGTTGCGCGTCTTGAGCGTGACTATCCGCCTCTCCCGCCGGTAAATCCCTGA
- a CDS encoding TonB-dependent receptor produces the protein MSQIFKAPARPKTMLSALAIAVSCASAAQAQLEEVVVTAQARAESLQDVSISMVAMTGETINELGITKMEEFTMNMPAVTVAQNPIGNFLFIRGVGTSGTNQGIEQSVATFNDGVFMGRHQLSRAPFMDLDRIEVLRGPQSILFGKNTIGGALSVHTARPTDELEGSIQALYGSYGETEVNGVISGPITDTLRGRIAYRKYDYDGYLENVITGEDAMGRDDETIRASLQWDATDSVTVDFKWERSDFTQNESITQIGRVSEVPYNPTAAGITFLNQLSVGAVTGTDGTERIDDERAVVNDGGAILKSLGVVPANTPGFPDQKEGSENTVDAGRLGIEWALGEHALTFISGYASYDYTDICDCDFSALPFIEIDAVEDYEQFSQEIRLTSPTGGTFDYIAGLYYQSSDLFYRSQEAFGVAALAPLANVTRDYDFDQTQETFAVFGSLTWNLSDTTRVTGGLRYTDETKEVDRTLEKSFTGGWDFSSVIGAPEGTLVYGDTAAEYDRFEAELAPVAAAYDAGLWNDSGLLGTYEHQFDGRKRTESFVDYYANIEHDLSIDTLIYATVSTGVKGGGFDARFLKESVGPRADGFEYEEETSLAYEIGFKTTLLDGAMRLNGALFRNEVSDAQVSIFDGATGFVVVNAAEIISQGIELDLQWAATDDLIITAATSYLDSTFDEWDTAPCWARQQIDPGHPEFEPGCNNGFRDAAGDNTQFAPELAYNLNFDWRIPLMDSLETRAVLNINYSDEFATVGDLDPFIGSQDEFTMVDFRLSVGSPDGTWEVAALGKNLTDGVCRLQQQRPAPGIG, from the coding sequence ATGTCTCAAATTTTCAAGGCTCCCGCTCGTCCGAAAACTATGCTGTCGGCCCTCGCCATCGCGGTCTCCTGCGCGAGCGCGGCCCAGGCTCAACTCGAGGAGGTCGTGGTCACTGCCCAGGCCCGTGCTGAATCCCTCCAGGATGTTTCCATATCCATGGTCGCCATGACCGGGGAGACCATCAATGAACTCGGCATCACCAAAATGGAAGAGTTCACCATGAACATGCCCGCGGTTACCGTCGCCCAGAACCCCATCGGCAACTTCCTGTTCATCCGGGGCGTGGGCACCTCAGGTACCAACCAGGGCATCGAGCAATCCGTGGCAACGTTTAATGACGGCGTCTTCATGGGTCGCCACCAGCTGTCCCGAGCGCCCTTTATGGATTTGGACCGCATCGAGGTTCTGCGCGGCCCCCAGAGCATCCTCTTCGGTAAAAACACCATTGGCGGCGCCCTGTCCGTGCACACGGCTCGCCCCACGGATGAACTCGAGGGGTCAATTCAGGCTCTCTACGGCAGCTATGGCGAGACCGAAGTGAACGGCGTCATATCCGGTCCCATCACTGACACCCTGCGCGGCCGCATCGCCTACCGCAAGTATGACTACGACGGCTATCTCGAAAATGTCATCACCGGCGAAGACGCCATGGGACGGGACGACGAGACGATTCGCGCATCCCTGCAGTGGGATGCCACGGACAGTGTCACCGTCGATTTTAAATGGGAGCGAAGTGACTTTACCCAGAATGAGTCCATCACCCAGATCGGCCGGGTCTCGGAAGTGCCCTATAACCCCACAGCCGCTGGTATCACCTTTTTGAACCAGCTTTCCGTGGGAGCCGTCACGGGAACGGACGGCACCGAACGCATCGATGACGAGCGAGCAGTGGTCAACGATGGCGGTGCCATCCTCAAGTCCCTGGGCGTCGTGCCGGCCAACACACCGGGATTCCCCGATCAGAAGGAAGGCAGCGAAAACACCGTCGACGCCGGGCGTCTGGGCATTGAGTGGGCCCTTGGTGAACATGCCCTGACCTTCATTTCTGGTTACGCCTCCTATGACTACACCGATATCTGCGACTGCGACTTTTCCGCCCTGCCATTTATCGAGATCGATGCCGTAGAGGATTACGAGCAGTTCAGTCAGGAAATACGCCTGACCTCTCCCACAGGCGGGACCTTTGATTACATCGCCGGGCTTTACTATCAGAGCTCTGATCTCTTTTATCGCTCCCAGGAAGCCTTCGGGGTTGCAGCACTCGCACCCCTGGCGAACGTGACCCGCGATTACGACTTTGACCAGACCCAGGAGACCTTCGCGGTCTTCGGCTCCCTCACCTGGAACCTCAGCGACACCACCCGCGTTACCGGTGGTCTTCGCTATACCGATGAAACCAAGGAAGTGGATCGCACCCTCGAAAAAAGCTTCACGGGTGGCTGGGACTTTTCCAGCGTCATAGGAGCTCCCGAGGGCACTCTGGTCTACGGTGATACAGCAGCAGAATACGATCGCTTCGAAGCCGAGCTCGCACCGGTAGCAGCGGCGTATGACGCTGGGCTCTGGAATGACAGTGGATTACTGGGCACCTATGAGCACCAGTTTGATGGGCGCAAACGCACGGAGAGCTTCGTCGACTATTACGCCAATATCGAGCATGATCTCAGCATCGACACACTGATCTACGCAACGGTCTCCACCGGGGTTAAGGGTGGCGGCTTTGACGCCCGCTTCCTGAAAGAGTCCGTGGGACCTCGCGCCGACGGTTTTGAGTACGAAGAAGAAACCTCCCTGGCCTACGAGATAGGCTTCAAGACGACCCTCCTCGACGGCGCCATGCGTCTCAACGGCGCCCTGTTCCGCAACGAAGTCTCCGATGCCCAGGTATCTATCTTTGATGGTGCCACGGGCTTCGTGGTAGTCAACGCGGCGGAGATTATCTCCCAGGGTATCGAGCTGGACCTTCAATGGGCAGCAACGGACGATCTGATCATAACGGCAGCCACGTCCTATCTTGACTCTACCTTTGACGAATGGGATACAGCACCTTGCTGGGCACGCCAGCAGATCGACCCCGGTCACCCGGAGTTTGAGCCAGGTTGCAACAATGGCTTCCGCGATGCGGCGGGTGACAACACCCAGTTCGCTCCGGAGCTGGCCTACAACCTGAACTTCGACTGGCGTATCCCGTTGATGGATTCCCTGGAAACGCGGGCCGTCCTGAACATTAACTACTCTGATGAGTTTGCAACGGTGGGTGATCTGGATCCGTTCATCGGGTCTCAGGATGAGTTCACCATGGTTGATTTCCGTCTGAGCGTTGGCTCACCCGACGGTACCTGGGAAGTCGCCGCCCTCGGCAAGAACCTCACGGATGGAGTTTGTAGGCTACAACAACAACGACCAGCCCCTGGCATCGGGTAA
- the lipB gene encoding lipoyl(octanoyl) transferase LipB — protein sequence MSADSPSELRIRRLGECDYQQTLDKMRSFTDARSKETPDELWLLQHPRVFTQGIAGKAEHLLAPGDIPVVQVDRGGQVTYHGPGQWVVYLLVDLRRRHLGVRALVDLIERSIVETLNRFGIASAPDPKAPGVYVKGQKIASLGLRVRRGCSYHGLSLNADMDLQPFKRINPCGYEGLEVTSLRSLLGDDCPPMETIGEALLDSLEAAFEQ from the coding sequence GTGAGCGCCGACAGCCCTTCGGAACTGCGCATTCGCCGCCTGGGAGAATGCGACTATCAGCAAACCCTCGATAAGATGCGCAGCTTTACGGATGCGCGCAGCAAAGAGACCCCCGACGAACTCTGGCTCCTGCAGCATCCCCGGGTATTTACCCAGGGGATCGCAGGAAAAGCGGAGCATCTCCTGGCTCCCGGCGATATTCCCGTGGTGCAGGTGGATCGCGGGGGGCAGGTGACCTATCACGGTCCCGGTCAGTGGGTCGTCTACCTCCTTGTGGATTTGCGCCGTCGACATCTTGGCGTCCGCGCCCTGGTGGATCTTATCGAACGGTCCATCGTAGAAACGCTGAATCGCTTCGGCATTGCATCGGCACCGGATCCCAAGGCTCCCGGCGTTTACGTAAAAGGGCAGAAAATAGCGTCGTTGGGCTTACGGGTGCGCCGCGGCTGCAGTTATCACGGTCTGTCTCTCAACGCCGATATGGATCTCCAGCCCTTCAAGCGCATCAACCCCTGCGGTTACGAGGGGCTTGAGGTCACGTCCCTGCGTTCGCTGCTGGGGGACGATTGCCCGCCCATGGAGACCATTGGCGAGGCCTTGCTTGACAGTCTCGAGGCTGCCTTCGAGCAATAA
- a CDS encoding YbeD family protein, giving the protein MADLITGSGADGEEPPKIEFPCDYPVKVLGRNVEEFRPLVLEIFERHAPGFDETTITVRDSRKGNFLSLTVTITATGPEQLEALHQDLRATGLVQMVL; this is encoded by the coding sequence GTGGCTGATCTCATTACAGGATCGGGTGCTGACGGCGAAGAGCCCCCCAAGATAGAGTTTCCCTGTGACTACCCGGTGAAGGTCCTGGGTCGCAACGTGGAGGAGTTTCGTCCCCTGGTGCTCGAGATCTTTGAGCGCCATGCCCCCGGTTTTGACGAGACCACCATTACCGTGCGCGATAGTCGTAAAGGTAATTTTCTGTCTCTGACGGTTACCATCACTGCTACGGGTCCCGAACAGCTCGAGGCGCTTCATCAGGACCTTCGCGCCACGGGCCTCGTACAGATGGTGCTGTGA
- a CDS encoding peptide chain release factor 3, with amino-acid sequence MQDGDFLQQVAQRRTFAIISHPDAGKTTITEKLLLLGSAISVAGSVKGKKGPHATSDWMSMEQERGISVTSSVMQFPYHDRIVNLLDTPGHEDFSEDTYRTLTAVDSALMVIDGAKGVEDRTIKLMNVCRLRDTPIISFVNKLDRPTRDPIELLDEIEEVLGIAAAPVNWPMGMGEHFLGVYNLYTDTLHCFERGHNAVLPPDRRIQGLDSDEARQLLGDEYDDFVDEIELVKGASHEFELEKFLAGKLSPVFFGTALGNFGVREMLDNFVEWAPPPQGRGSNEREVAASERSFSGFVFKIQANMDPRHRDRIAFMRVCSGRYEKGMKMRHVRMAKDIKIADAVTFKAGERVLVEEAIAGDIIGLHNHGTIQIGDTFTDGEDLGFTGIPHFAPELFRRIRLRDPMKSKQLQKGLQQLSEEGSTQVFAPISSTDLIVGAVGQLQFDVVAYRLKDEYKVEAMYEPINVYTARWVYCDDERKLEEFRKKAADQLSIDGGGFLSYLAPTRVNLALMEERWPDIQFRATREH; translated from the coding sequence ATGCAGGATGGTGATTTTCTTCAACAAGTTGCGCAGCGCAGAACCTTTGCCATCATTTCCCACCCCGACGCCGGCAAAACCACCATCACCGAGAAACTGCTGCTTCTGGGTAGCGCCATCTCCGTAGCCGGCAGCGTCAAAGGTAAAAAAGGGCCTCACGCCACCTCCGACTGGATGAGCATGGAGCAGGAGCGGGGCATCTCCGTGACATCGTCGGTCATGCAGTTTCCCTATCATGACCGCATAGTGAATCTTCTGGACACCCCCGGTCACGAGGACTTTTCTGAGGACACCTATCGCACGCTCACGGCGGTGGATTCCGCCTTGATGGTTATTGACGGCGCCAAAGGTGTTGAGGACCGCACCATCAAGCTCATGAACGTCTGTCGCCTGAGAGATACGCCCATCATCAGCTTTGTGAACAAGCTCGACCGGCCGACCCGGGATCCTATCGAGCTCCTCGATGAGATTGAAGAGGTGCTGGGCATTGCCGCCGCGCCGGTGAACTGGCCCATGGGCATGGGGGAGCATTTTCTGGGGGTCTACAATCTGTACACCGATACCCTTCACTGCTTTGAGCGGGGCCACAACGCCGTGTTACCACCGGATAGGCGTATTCAGGGGCTTGATTCCGACGAGGCCCGGCAGTTACTCGGTGATGAATACGACGACTTTGTGGACGAGATCGAGTTGGTGAAGGGTGCCAGCCATGAATTTGAGCTGGAAAAGTTTCTCGCGGGCAAGCTTTCGCCGGTGTTTTTTGGCACGGCCCTGGGCAACTTCGGTGTACGGGAAATGCTCGATAACTTCGTGGAGTGGGCGCCCCCACCCCAGGGCAGGGGCAGCAATGAGCGTGAGGTGGCGGCGAGCGAGCGCAGTTTCAGCGGCTTTGTTTTCAAGATCCAGGCGAACATGGATCCACGGCATCGCGATCGCATCGCGTTTATGCGCGTCTGCTCGGGTCGCTACGAAAAAGGCATGAAGATGCGCCATGTGCGCATGGCTAAGGATATCAAGATCGCCGATGCGGTGACCTTCAAGGCCGGAGAACGGGTGCTGGTGGAGGAGGCTATCGCGGGAGACATCATCGGTCTTCACAACCACGGCACCATTCAGATCGGCGACACCTTTACCGATGGCGAGGATCTGGGCTTTACGGGCATTCCTCACTTTGCGCCGGAGTTATTCCGACGTATTCGCCTGCGCGATCCCATGAAATCCAAGCAGCTGCAAAAGGGACTGCAGCAGCTCTCTGAGGAGGGCTCCACCCAGGTGTTTGCCCCGATCAGCTCGACGGATCTTATCGTCGGCGCTGTGGGCCAGCTACAGTTTGATGTGGTCGCCTATCGCCTGAAGGATGAATACAAGGTCGAGGCCATGTATGAGCCCATCAACGTGTATACCGCGCGCTGGGTGTACTGCGATGACGAGCGCAAGCTCGAGGAATTCCGCAAAAAAGCGGCGGACCAGCTCTCCATCGATGGTGGCGGATTTTTAAGCTACCTCGCGCCCACGCGGGTCAACCTCGCCCTCATGGAAGAGCGTTGGCCGGATATTCAATTCCGCGCCACGCGCGAGCACTAG
- a CDS encoding septal ring lytic transglycosylase RlpA family protein has protein sequence MPRSSGALSLKALFFLISSSLLLGCSGSDPKVAWEGDGAPVSNLEPGDVADAVPRPDPILRAGNTSPYSIDGVEYRVLPSAEGYREKGIASWYGTKFHGNKTANGEVYDLYLPTAAHRSLPIPSYATVTNLWNGRQVVVRINDRGPFHPDRLIDLSYAAAVKLGFVDKGTTEVLVETIALAGVDDRRDSDTGAYRYLQLGAFANPATAQGLRDSVAEMVSVPVNVTPVDAGGQRLHRVRVGPVADGEELRYLRDMLMTRGYSPGLALP, from the coding sequence ATGCCACGAAGCTCGGGGGCGCTCAGCCTCAAAGCGCTATTCTTTCTTATCTCATCCTCCTTGCTCCTGGGTTGCTCCGGCTCTGATCCCAAAGTGGCCTGGGAAGGCGATGGCGCCCCCGTGAGCAATCTTGAGCCCGGGGACGTCGCCGATGCGGTGCCTCGCCCGGACCCAATCCTCCGCGCGGGCAACACCTCGCCCTACAGCATTGATGGTGTGGAGTATCGCGTGTTGCCCAGTGCCGAGGGCTACCGCGAAAAAGGGATTGCCAGCTGGTACGGGACCAAGTTCCATGGCAATAAAACGGCCAACGGCGAGGTCTATGACCTGTACCTGCCCACCGCCGCTCACCGCAGTCTCCCTATTCCCAGCTATGCCACGGTGACCAATCTCTGGAATGGCCGGCAGGTGGTCGTGCGTATTAATGATCGCGGTCCCTTCCATCCTGACCGTCTCATTGATCTCAGTTACGCCGCCGCGGTGAAACTGGGCTTCGTCGACAAGGGCACGACCGAAGTGCTCGTGGAGACCATTGCCCTGGCCGGTGTCGATGACCGTCGCGACAGTGATACAGGGGCTTATCGTTATCTGCAGCTGGGCGCTTTTGCCAATCCCGCGACGGCGCAAGGGCTGCGGGACTCCGTGGCGGAAATGGTAAGCGTTCCCGTCAATGTCACCCCCGTGGATGCAGGAGGACAGCGTCTTCACCGGGTTCGCGTGGGGCCCGTGGCCGATGGCGAGGAGCTTCGCTATCTCCGCGACATGCTGATGACCCGGGGCTACTCTCCGGGCCTGGCGCTGCCATGA
- a CDS encoding acyl-CoA desaturase, producing MMNEHSSQPLAAENSQSPSKPPLIRVNAVIFVGFPILAAILVPLWGIYVGFTASQWIWAVVFLYLNGLGITGGYHRLWSHKAYKAHWTVRLWFALWGGGALQNSILVWASDHRRHHRHVDDNDEDPYSAGRGLWFSHMGWMLREYATNGEDFSNAQDLMRDPIVMWQHKHYVAITTFMNLGVPILLGLALGDVIGTVLLVGLLRLVVNHHVTFFINSLAHFWGSRPYTEENSARDNGFLAFLTYGEGYHNYHHIFQTDYRNGIRWYQWDPTKWMIAGLAKVGLAKDLQRVPDFRIQRALLDMQFKRAQDYAAGLEESPLTAILEREYQLFTESVNQWKQLQSARYERHREQLEGAVAERYQQLQDRWEQAKLRSQFRELEFSLRVQRKRVQALVNQWQLPPLAN from the coding sequence ATGATGAACGAACACTCTTCCCAACCATTGGCAGCTGAGAATTCGCAATCACCGTCCAAACCGCCGTTGATTCGCGTTAACGCCGTAATCTTTGTGGGATTCCCCATTCTCGCCGCCATCCTAGTCCCTCTCTGGGGCATCTATGTCGGATTCACCGCCAGCCAGTGGATATGGGCCGTGGTGTTTTTGTATCTCAACGGCCTCGGCATAACCGGTGGCTATCACCGACTGTGGTCCCACAAGGCCTACAAGGCCCACTGGACCGTTCGCCTTTGGTTTGCTCTCTGGGGTGGTGGCGCGCTGCAAAACAGTATCCTGGTCTGGGCCTCGGATCATCGTCGACACCATCGACATGTGGACGACAACGATGAAGACCCTTATTCCGCCGGCCGGGGGCTGTGGTTCAGCCACATGGGCTGGATGCTGCGGGAGTATGCCACCAATGGCGAGGATTTCAGCAATGCGCAGGATTTAATGCGCGACCCCATCGTCATGTGGCAGCACAAACACTATGTGGCGATCACCACCTTCATGAATCTGGGCGTGCCCATCCTCCTGGGACTGGCACTCGGGGACGTGATTGGCACGGTGCTCCTCGTGGGGCTTCTGCGGCTGGTGGTTAATCATCACGTCACCTTCTTTATCAACTCCCTCGCGCATTTCTGGGGCAGCCGGCCCTACACCGAAGAGAACAGCGCTCGGGATAACGGATTTCTCGCCTTTCTCACCTATGGCGAGGGCTACCACAACTACCACCACATTTTTCAGACCGATTATCGCAACGGCATTCGCTGGTATCAGTGGGATCCCACCAAATGGATGATCGCGGGGCTTGCCAAAGTGGGTCTGGCCAAGGACCTTCAGCGGGTACCGGATTTTAGAATCCAGCGCGCCCTCCTGGACATGCAGTTCAAACGCGCTCAGGACTACGCGGCGGGACTGGAGGAGAGCCCCCTCACAGCGATCCTGGAACGGGAGTATCAGCTGTTTACCGAGTCGGTCAATCAATGGAAGCAGCTGCAGTCGGCGCGCTATGAGCGTCATCGCGAGCAATTGGAAGGTGCCGTGGCCGAACGCTACCAGCAACTTCAGGATCGCTGGGAGCAGGCCAAACTGCGCAGTCAGTTCCGGGAGCTGGAATTCTCTTTGCGGGTGCAAAGAAAGCGCGTACAGGCTCTGGTCAACCAGTGGCAGTTGCCGCCCCTCGCCAATTGA